The following proteins are encoded in a genomic region of Spirosoma sp. SC4-14:
- a CDS encoding DNA-directed RNA polymerase subunit alpha, whose protein sequence is MSILAFQMPDKVVVEKADDFHGVFEFKPLEKGYGVTIGNALRRILLSSLEGYAITSVKFPGVLHEFSSIEGVVEDVTEIILNLKMVRFKKISDMVDNKITVNIKKQSVLKAGDISKFSPSFEVLNPELEICHIDDTRDLEMEIFVEKGRGYVPADEPRANELPFGHIPIDAIYTPIKNVKYSVENTRVEQKTDFERLLLDIETDGSIHPEDALKGAAYILIQHFMLFSDQTMTFETAKPEEENVVDEEVLHMRKLLKTSLADLDLSVRAYNCLKSADVRTLGDLVRLEISDMMKFRNFGKKSLTELEQLVAEKNLTFGMDVSKYRLDED, encoded by the coding sequence ATGTCAATTTTAGCGTTCCAAATGCCCGACAAAGTCGTAGTGGAGAAAGCTGACGACTTTCACGGGGTATTTGAATTCAAACCCCTTGAAAAAGGATATGGTGTGACAATCGGTAATGCGCTTCGGCGCATTCTGCTGTCATCGCTGGAAGGATACGCCATCACAAGCGTAAAGTTCCCCGGTGTGTTGCACGAGTTCTCTTCTATTGAGGGCGTCGTTGAAGATGTAACCGAAATCATTCTGAACCTGAAAATGGTTCGTTTTAAGAAGATTTCGGATATGGTTGATAACAAAATTACGGTCAACATCAAAAAGCAATCAGTCTTAAAGGCTGGTGATATATCTAAATTCTCGCCTTCGTTCGAAGTGCTGAATCCAGAACTGGAAATCTGCCACATCGATGATACCCGGGATTTGGAAATGGAAATTTTTGTGGAAAAAGGCCGCGGCTATGTTCCGGCCGATGAACCACGCGCTAACGAACTGCCATTTGGTCATATCCCAATCGATGCTATCTATACGCCCATTAAAAACGTAAAATATAGCGTTGAAAACACTCGGGTTGAGCAAAAAACAGACTTTGAGCGACTGTTGTTAGACATCGAGACAGATGGCTCAATCCATCCTGAAGATGCTCTGAAAGGCGCTGCCTATATCTTAATTCAGCACTTCATGCTGTTCTCTGACCAAACGATGACGTTTGAAACGGCCAAGCCTGAAGAAGAAAACGTAGTTGATGAAGAAGTACTGCATATGCGGAAGCTTCTGAAAACATCGCTGGCTGATCTGGATTTGTCAGTTCGTGCCTATAACTGCCTCAAGTCGGCCGACGTTCGCACGTTGGGCGATCTGGTTCGGTTGGAAATTTCCGATATGATGAAATTCCGCAACTTTGGTAAAAAGTCGCTGACGGAATTGGAGCAACTCGTTGCAGAAAAAAACCTGACGTTCGGTATGGACGTCTCTAAGTACAGATTAGACGAAGATTAA
- the rpsD gene encoding 30S ribosomal protein S4 gives MARYIGPKAKISRKFGEPVLGTSKALQKKNYGPGMHGRGRKRKQSEYALQLTEKQKVKYTYGILERQFRALFHRAQVREGITGENLLKLCEARLDNTVYRLGIASSRREARQLVSHKHIVVDGEVVNIPSYSLKPGQLIGVREKSKSLEAITSSLSARSTKRYNWVEWDGQQMTGKFISYPERDQIPENFNEQAIVELYSK, from the coding sequence ATGGCACGTTACATTGGGCCAAAAGCCAAAATCTCGCGCAAGTTCGGCGAACCTGTTCTGGGGACGAGCAAAGCGCTCCAAAAGAAAAATTACGGACCGGGTATGCACGGTCGTGGGCGCAAGCGGAAGCAGTCTGAATATGCCCTCCAGCTAACAGAAAAACAAAAGGTAAAATACACCTATGGTATCCTGGAGCGCCAGTTCCGGGCATTGTTCCACCGCGCACAGGTTCGCGAAGGAATTACGGGTGAAAACCTTTTGAAATTGTGTGAAGCTCGTCTGGACAATACCGTTTATCGTCTGGGCATTGCTTCTTCACGTCGTGAAGCACGCCAGTTAGTATCGCACAAACACATTGTTGTTGATGGCGAAGTAGTCAACATTCCTTCTTATTCGTTGAAACCAGGTCAGTTGATCGGTGTTCGTGAAAAGTCGAAATCGCTCGAAGCAATTACTTCAAGCTTGTCGGCTCGCAGCACAAAGCGCTACAATTGGGTTGAATGGGATGGTCAGCAAATGACGGGTAAATTTATTAGTTACCCCGAGCGGGATCAGATTCCAGAGAACTTCAACGAACAGGCAATTGTCGAATTGTATTCGAAGTAA
- the rpsK gene encoding 30S ribosomal protein S11, with product MAQAKRKDKAKKRVVVVEPVGQVHIRATFNNIIISITNMNGQVISWASAGKMGFRGSKKNTPYAAQTAAQNCAAVAHDLGMRKAEVFVKGPGSGRESAIRTIQNSGIEVTTIRDITPLPHNGCRPPKRRRV from the coding sequence ATGGCTCAAGCAAAGCGCAAAGACAAAGCGAAAAAGCGGGTAGTAGTTGTTGAACCCGTTGGCCAGGTACATATCCGGGCTACTTTCAACAACATCATCATTTCGATCACCAACATGAACGGCCAGGTTATTTCCTGGGCATCAGCTGGTAAAATGGGTTTCCGTGGTTCTAAGAAAAACACACCATATGCTGCTCAAACTGCCGCTCAAAACTGTGCTGCTGTAGCCCACGATCTGGGTATGCGCAAAGCAGAAGTGTTCGTGAAAGGTCCAGGATCTGGCCGGGAGTCGGCAATTCGTACCATTCAGAATTCGGGTATCGAAGTAACCACAATTCGCGATATTACTCCGCTGCCACACAATGGTTGTCGGCCACCAAAACGTCGTCGCGTATAG
- the rpsM gene encoding 30S ribosomal protein S13, translated as MARIAGVDIPDKKRGEIALTYIYGIGRSRAKKILTDSGISVDKKASEWSDEEASAVRNAISNEYKVEGQLRSEVQLSIKRLMDIGCYRGLRHRKGLPVRGQHTKNNSRTRKGKRKTVANKKKVTK; from the coding sequence ATGGCACGTATCGCAGGTGTTGATATTCCGGACAAAAAGCGTGGCGAAATCGCGCTGACATACATCTATGGCATTGGCCGCAGTCGGGCAAAGAAAATTCTGACCGACTCAGGTATCAGTGTTGATAAAAAAGCCAGCGAATGGTCGGATGAAGAAGCAAGCGCAGTGCGGAATGCTATTTCAAACGAGTATAAAGTTGAAGGCCAACTACGTTCAGAAGTTCAATTGAGCATCAAACGTTTGATGGATATTGGTTGCTACCGTGGGCTGCGTCACCGCAAAGGATTGCCCGTTCGTGGTCAGCACACCAAAAACAACTCTCGTACTCGTAAGGGTAAGCGTAAGACTGTTGCTAACAAGAAGAAAGTCACCAAATAA
- the ykgO gene encoding type B 50S ribosomal protein L36 has protein sequence MKVKASIKKRSEDCIVIRRKGKLYVINKKNPRYKQRQG, from the coding sequence ATGAAAGTTAAAGCATCCATCAAGAAGCGCAGTGAAGACTGCATCGTGATCCGTCGGAAAGGGAAGCTGTACGTGATCAACAAAAAGAATCCCCGTTACAAACAAAGACAAGGCTAA
- the infA gene encoding translation initiation factor IF-1, translated as MAKQTSIEQDGVILEALSNAMFRVELANKHEVIAHISGKMRMNYIKILPGDRVKLEMSPYDLSKARIVYRYK; from the coding sequence ATGGCAAAGCAGACTTCTATAGAGCAAGACGGTGTAATTTTGGAGGCATTATCAAATGCAATGTTTCGGGTCGAACTAGCAAACAAGCATGAAGTAATTGCTCATATCTCTGGTAAAATGCGGATGAACTACATCAAAATTCTGCCTGGAGATCGCGTAAAGTTGGAGATGTCGCCTTATGATTTAAGTAAGGCACGGATTGTGTACCGATACAAGTAA
- the map gene encoding type I methionyl aminopeptidase, with protein sequence MIYYRSDEEIALIKVSAQLLGKAHAEVAKLIRPGIQTKELDKVAETFIKDNGGYPSFLGYNKFPASLCISVNDVVVHGFPSRYELRDGDIISIDCGVKLNGYHSDSAYTYPVGDVNSATRRLLERTKESLYIGIEKAVEGNRVGDIGYAIQTYTEKFGYSVVRELVGHGVGQNLHEAPEVPNYGKRGQGPKLREGMILAIEPMINFGKKGIVQERDGWTIRTIDRKPSAHFEHTVAVRKGKAEILTTFEYIEAVTANTSLMVENQALMAA encoded by the coding sequence AAGTCAGTGCCCAACTGCTGGGGAAAGCTCATGCTGAAGTAGCAAAGCTGATCCGGCCGGGTATACAAACCAAGGAACTTGATAAGGTAGCGGAAACGTTTATTAAAGATAATGGTGGGTATCCATCGTTTCTAGGATATAATAAGTTTCCTGCTTCACTGTGTATATCGGTTAATGATGTAGTAGTACACGGATTTCCGAGCCGATATGAGCTTCGTGATGGTGATATAATATCCATTGATTGCGGAGTTAAACTAAACGGTTACCATAGCGATAGTGCTTATACATACCCTGTTGGCGATGTAAATTCGGCAACACGACGGCTGCTCGAACGAACAAAAGAGTCGCTCTACATTGGTATAGAAAAGGCTGTTGAAGGAAACCGGGTTGGTGATATTGGTTATGCTATCCAGACGTACACAGAAAAATTTGGGTATTCGGTAGTCCGGGAATTGGTCGGTCATGGTGTTGGGCAAAACCTTCACGAAGCCCCAGAAGTACCGAATTATGGCAAACGAGGGCAAGGTCCAAAATTACGGGAAGGAATGATTCTGGCAATTGAGCCTATGATCAACTTTGGTAAAAAAGGAATTGTTCAGGAACGGGATGGATGGACCATCCGTACTATTGACCGTAAACCTTCAGCTCATTTTGAACATACAGTAGCGGTTCGGAAAGGCAAAGCTGAAATTCTGACTACATTCGAATACATTGAAGCAGTTACCGCAAATACAAGCCTGATGGTTGAAAATCAGGCCCTGATGGCGGCATAA